The DNA window GATCGCGTGCGAGTTCGCAGACATGCCGGTGGTCGACGCCATCTACAACCATGGACCCGTGCTCGGCTTCATTCCGCTGGTCGTCGCGGCCGGGGGTCGGCAGTGGCCGTTCCTCGTCATCCTCCCGCTCACGCTCCTGCCGATCGCCGGGAAGACGCTCCGCGCCATGACCGCTCCCGAGCCTGTCGCGGCCCTGCTCGACTGGGCCGTGTGGGTGATCGTGCCGCTCGTGCTGGCGACGTGGCTGGCGACCGGGCTGATGAGGCTGGCCCGCGATCCCAGGGCGACCGCGCGGCATCTCGCCGCGCCCCTGTCGTTCGTCACGCTGGTCTATTGGGGTCTCAACTTCGCGTTCTTCAAGTTTCCCTGGCCGTGGCAGACCTGGACCGCCCGGACGCCCAACGCGCTGTGCTTCACACTTTGCGCGGCAGTGCTCCTGGCGGTGGCGGTCGTTGCCGCCCGCATCCCCCGTGGTACCCCGACATGATCGTTCGTCGCGTCGCCGTCCTGCTCCTGGCCGGCAGTTTTGTCGTCGGCGTGGGCCGTGCCGCCGAGCCCGCAAGGCGCCCGCTCGAGATCGCCGACCTGTTCCGGCTCGCGCGCGTCGCCGACCCGCAGATCTCCCCCGACGGCCGGCTGGTCGTCTGGCAGGTGACGACGGTCCATCCCGAGGCCAACGGCTCGTCGGCGGCGCTGTGGATCGCCCCGGCCGACGGGTCGGCACCGGCACGGCCGCTGACGACGACGGCCGGCACGACCAAGGACACCCGCCCGCGCTGGTCGCCGGACGGCACGACGATCCTGTTCCAGTCCGACCGCGGCGGCTCGAGCCAGTTGTGGACCGTGCCCGCGGCAGGGGGAGTGCCGACGCGGCTGACCGGGATCTCGACCGGTGCCGAGGACGCGGTCTGGTCCCCCGACGGCCGGCGGATCGCGTTCGTGTCCACGGTCCGGCCGGAGTACAGCCAGCTGCCGTTCGCCGAGAGCGACTCGCTCAACGCGGCGCGCGAGCGGGCGCTGGCGGCCGACCCGGTCAAGGCGCGGACGTTCACGCGGCTCTTCTTCCGCCACTGGGACTCCTACGT is part of the Planctomycetota bacterium genome and encodes:
- a CDS encoding S9 family peptidase yields the protein MIVRRVAVLLLAGSFVVGVGRAAEPARRPLEIADLFRLARVADPQISPDGRLVVWQVTTVHPEANGSSAALWIAPADGSAPARPLTTTAGTTKDTRPRWSPDGTTILFQSDRGGSSQLWTVPAAGGVPTRLTGISTGAEDAVWSPDGRRIAFVSTVRPEYSQLPFAESDSLNAARERALAADPVKARTFTRLFFRHWDSYV